A portion of the Roseibium salinum genome contains these proteins:
- a CDS encoding alginate lyase family protein, with amino-acid sequence MRFARTILAIAAVAGFGLTPDRAAAETSAACFEVPEPIVSLSYGSRYTDDSKDRSDIDKEADAAVDAALEPIDDLIVDLAKGANTAVEENDADAANCVVDAIAQWADANAMSELETMNAQLSSPARVGGFALAYLQAAPVATNLDEDRRQTIEDWLSERMEESAQWFDSSDAPPKASRNNLRAWAGLAAAAVSEITGDEELRTWAADTVRLVACQADEDGALPLEMGRGPRALHYQLHATAPLVTAAALLMEEGENVFENCDGAIHRIVKFVPRAFDEPELANEKAGEPQLYFTSDDELKSYELAWAEVYLSRFDAPALEKFVSEFRPLANSKLGGSQSTLWQRTEDGKLAWQDADGRSSPSETGDESGGDR; translated from the coding sequence ATGAGATTTGCGCGGACAATTCTTGCAATCGCGGCCGTCGCCGGCTTCGGGCTCACCCCGGATCGGGCGGCGGCGGAGACAAGCGCGGCCTGCTTCGAGGTACCTGAACCGATTGTTTCGCTGTCCTACGGCAGCCGCTACACGGATGACAGCAAGGATCGATCCGACATCGACAAGGAAGCCGACGCCGCCGTCGATGCGGCACTCGAACCGATCGATGACCTGATCGTCGACCTTGCCAAGGGTGCCAATACCGCGGTCGAGGAAAACGACGCCGACGCCGCCAATTGCGTGGTCGATGCGATCGCCCAATGGGCCGACGCCAACGCCATGAGCGAACTTGAGACGATGAACGCACAACTTTCATCGCCCGCCCGCGTTGGCGGCTTCGCGCTTGCCTATCTGCAGGCCGCCCCCGTGGCGACCAACCTGGACGAGGACCGGCGGCAAACGATCGAAGACTGGCTGAGCGAGCGGATGGAGGAATCGGCCCAATGGTTCGATTCCTCCGATGCGCCTCCAAAAGCCAGCCGCAACAATTTGCGTGCGTGGGCCGGGTTGGCGGCAGCGGCAGTGTCGGAAATCACGGGCGACGAGGAGCTTCGCACCTGGGCAGCCGACACGGTTCGTCTCGTTGCCTGTCAGGCTGACGAAGATGGAGCGCTGCCACTGGAGATGGGTCGGGGCCCCCGCGCACTGCACTACCAGTTGCATGCCACGGCACCGCTGGTGACAGCCGCAGCGCTGCTCATGGAGGAGGGCGAGAACGTGTTCGAGAACTGCGACGGGGCTATCCACAGAATCGTGAAGTTTGTCCCACGAGCCTTTGACGAGCCGGAATTGGCCAACGAAAAGGCCGGCGAGCCACAGCTCTACTTCACGAGTGACGACGAGTTGAAGTCCTACGAACTTGCTTGGGCGGAGGTCTATCTGTCCCGTTTCGACGCGCCTGCGCTGGAAAAGTTTGTCAGCGAGTTCCGCCCCTTAGCAAACTCGAAGCTGGGCGGTTCCCAGTCTACGCTGTGGCAGCGCACGGAAGACGGCAAGCTCGCCTGGCAGGATGCCGACGGGCGTTCTTCACCGTCGGAAACAGGCGACGAGTCTGGCGGCGATCGGTAA
- a CDS encoding MBOAT family O-acyltransferase — MVFSSEAFLFLFLPAFLALYYLTPERWRSLILLLGSYAFYAWWRVDFLALLVLTTLWTWLTGRLIRAGRRPRLWTGIGVAGCLSVLGAFKYLDFFVDSFAAVLGTDAAGLGVHWRILLPIGISFYIFQSISYLVDTYRGDAPGDVRLIDFAAFIALFPQLIAGPILRYKDLAPQFQHRTHSADMFTAGTMRFFVGLAKKVLLADAVAPIADLAFTSPDPSMALAWLGAVAYALQLYFDFSGYSDMAIGLGMMLGFRFQENFDAPYISRSITEFWRRWHISLSVWLRDYLYIPLGGNRVSRRRTYVNLMAVMVLGGLWHGAAWTFVIWGFWHGLWLAYERATGFAARDLGIGALVRTLLIVLAGWVVFRAPDVATAVGVFAGMAGLNDVALAPQTALALPAESLMALVLAIAVAALTPTIRRFAGTRLTPAPDGPVGVLDTVVPTVLVGGLALLAALRLAEQSFSPFLYFQF; from the coding sequence ATGGTCTTTTCCTCCGAAGCCTTCCTGTTCCTGTTTCTGCCGGCCTTCCTGGCGCTTTACTATCTGACGCCGGAGCGCTGGCGTTCGCTCATATTGCTGCTCGGATCCTATGCCTTCTATGCTTGGTGGCGGGTCGATTTTCTTGCACTGCTCGTCCTCACGACGCTCTGGACGTGGCTGACGGGCCGCCTTATCCGTGCCGGCCGCCGCCCTCGTCTGTGGACCGGGATCGGGGTGGCGGGCTGCCTGTCGGTACTGGGCGCCTTCAAGTATCTCGACTTTTTCGTCGACAGCTTCGCTGCGGTGCTGGGCACCGATGCCGCAGGTCTTGGCGTCCACTGGCGCATACTGCTGCCGATCGGCATCTCGTTCTATATCTTTCAGTCGATCAGCTATCTCGTCGACACCTATCGGGGCGACGCGCCGGGTGATGTCCGCCTGATCGACTTCGCCGCTTTCATCGCGCTGTTCCCGCAGCTCATCGCCGGTCCGATCCTGCGCTACAAGGATCTTGCGCCGCAGTTCCAGCATCGCACCCATTCCGCGGACATGTTTACGGCCGGCACGATGCGGTTCTTCGTCGGCCTTGCCAAAAAGGTGCTGCTGGCCGACGCGGTCGCGCCGATCGCCGACCTCGCCTTTACGTCGCCCGATCCGTCGATGGCGCTTGCCTGGCTCGGCGCCGTCGCCTATGCGCTGCAGCTCTATTTCGACTTCTCCGGCTATTCGGACATGGCAATCGGGCTCGGAATGATGCTCGGCTTCCGATTCCAGGAGAATTTCGACGCACCTTATATTTCGCGCTCGATCACCGAGTTCTGGCGGCGCTGGCATATCAGCTTGTCGGTCTGGCTGCGCGACTATCTCTATATCCCGCTTGGCGGCAACCGGGTCAGCCGGCGCCGGACCTACGTGAACCTGATGGCGGTCATGGTGCTCGGCGGCCTCTGGCACGGCGCAGCCTGGACGTTCGTCATCTGGGGCTTCTGGCATGGCCTGTGGCTCGCTTACGAGCGGGCGACGGGATTTGCGGCAAGGGACCTGGGGATCGGCGCGCTCGTTCGCACGCTGCTGATCGTCCTCGCCGGCTGGGTGGTCTTCCGGGCGCCGGACGTTGCAACCGCCGTCGGCGTGTTTGCCGGCATGGCAGGGCTGAACGACGTTGCCCTGGCGCCGCAGACGGCGCTCGCGTTGCCGGCGGAGAGCCTGATGGCCCTGGTGCTGGCGATTGCGGTTGCCGCCCTCACGCCGACGATCAGGCGCTTCGCCGGTACCCGGCTGACGCCCGCGCCCGATGGTCCTGTGGGCGTGCTCGACACCGTCGTTCCCACCGTGCTGGTCGGCGGCCTCGCCCTTCTCGCGGCGCTCCGCCTCGCCGAGCAGAGCTTTTCTCCGTTTCTCTATTTCCAGTTCTAG
- a CDS encoding alginate O-acetyltransferase AlgX-related protein, producing MQRFLRYFRFLLPVGFLAYALYLNLAVFGGNLDRLKDVSGDLITGEAAASFSDLYSRAIPHRKPAIAWLGAGRYLALGEGRAGVTVGDDGWLFTDEEMVAAEQAEIDRVASWAAAARAELASDGTDLVVIPVPAKADIYRDRGAPAYAGPAMEEQYQRFREALARAGVASVDTRPALRKEARNGQIFLARDTHWTPAGASAVAAAVAASGLIEEGTDRFVARPAVPEERLGDLVTFVTSESLAPTIGLGPERVAPFVAELADGPKGGIFAADTTNFDTVLVGTSYSADDRWSFVPALKLSLERDVLNLAQEGQGPLRPMADFLEELAAGGAAPDRILWEFPVRYLADPNIWPDPDPLTSPDPGGIDA from the coding sequence ATGCAGAGATTTCTGAGATATTTCCGCTTTTTGCTTCCGGTCGGGTTCCTCGCCTATGCGCTCTACCTGAACCTTGCGGTCTTCGGTGGCAATCTCGACCGGCTGAAGGATGTTTCCGGCGACCTGATTACCGGTGAAGCCGCCGCAAGCTTCAGCGACCTGTACAGCCGCGCCATCCCGCACCGGAAGCCCGCCATCGCCTGGCTGGGTGCCGGACGCTATCTGGCGCTGGGTGAAGGCAGGGCCGGCGTCACGGTCGGTGACGACGGCTGGCTGTTCACGGACGAGGAGATGGTGGCGGCCGAGCAGGCCGAGATCGACCGGGTCGCATCCTGGGCCGCCGCGGCACGTGCGGAGCTTGCCTCAGACGGCACCGACCTTGTCGTCATACCGGTTCCCGCCAAGGCGGACATTTACCGCGACCGCGGCGCGCCCGCCTATGCCGGGCCGGCCATGGAGGAGCAGTATCAGCGCTTCCGCGAAGCGCTTGCCCGCGCCGGGGTGGCGAGCGTCGACACGCGCCCGGCGCTGCGCAAAGAAGCGCGCAACGGCCAGATCTTTCTGGCGCGCGATACCCACTGGACGCCCGCCGGCGCCTCCGCCGTTGCTGCGGCCGTCGCCGCTTCGGGCCTTATCGAAGAGGGAACCGACAGGTTCGTCGCGCGGCCGGCCGTTCCCGAGGAGCGCCTGGGAGACCTCGTCACCTTTGTCACCTCCGAAAGCCTTGCGCCGACGATCGGGCTGGGACCGGAGCGTGTAGCGCCCTTCGTCGCCGAACTTGCCGACGGACCGAAGGGCGGGATTTTCGCGGCGGACACCACGAACTTCGATACGGTTCTTGTCGGAACCAGCTATAGCGCCGACGACCGGTGGAGCTTCGTGCCGGCGCTCAAGCTCAGTCTGGAGCGCGACGTCCTCAATCTCGCCCAGGAAGGTCAGGGCCCCCTGCGCCCGATGGCGGACTTCCTGGAGGAACTTGCTGCCGGGGGAGCGGCACCGGACCGCATCCTGTGGGAATTTCCGGTCCGCTATCTCGCCGACCCCAATATCTGGCCCGATCCAGACCCCCTCACCTCTCCAGATCCCGGAGGCATCGATGCCTGA
- a CDS encoding tetratricopeptide repeat protein → MRLPLAYRSAVVSAVLALAVSLPAPARAAPLEVTFEPPDIPRRAICEPRPPRHELIARWQDWSGKQLDDRSTALIRRDLRLLRSIDAERWFDTVSTAYDLLQQRDPSYGPEDRLLDRIELLIAAGQTKTVREEALVERLVGAGGSRRAQHTAAELLLDGIAAERDEAQGLELLAAAAYAGHAEALLRLAEMTAEGEKVPNWQIEPELAVTLAFGSLVGQLDERICDRMSRIAHEFARGGLVARNPQLAARWYRLAADLGDFNAAWDLAKLHLEADGFEKDNSVLVEYLRQAAEGGLAYAQVELGKLYEHGALLPRDFSRAEELYAKAADNGERAGLVRLASLIERQADDDPEARARLMDTLGRLTEEFGPEAWALAKLADLTLASEGRWAGEEKAVELLQRALEVEPDHLSAALRLAEIGFRHADDPQAFLDLISRLQRLASIHGNSGVMEKLEHAWMCRAPEGPYPQRAAYWKGLQENVGNLTFEAEPEQLREVLAEADPQLAAELQSQAIVGRSRAVALYARMARKSDAVQGRLDLLIDRATRLDGEPLTRIARNTLKLAATPEEREKGFEQLRQAMEAGEPNAAFHLLRALERADADPETRRKLAERLAAQGKGIGLRSLVRLEDGGPEVRRAIWERYREVIEKNGDADAITFALPFVDEAAREDYLNRFRAALNCHVDESVTMAEALNALGQHEEAVHWLGVAEALAEEGWTYVLVADTYLEVGGEAAVEQALELLDRGRTAGHGPAAMRLLSLHRTEDNGISFDDRTLATFYVDLIEGKRNDMVSAALNQLRFAKPEVQSLVEQQTDTTAALRRAAEAGEPKAQFALAQRVRDAATGTEDLQEYADLLQAAAEQGHSHAMLQLSQAYALGAAVEPSVEESRHWLRRAAEAGNPEAQASLRLLQMNTETGQ, encoded by the coding sequence ATGAGACTACCCCTTGCATACCGTTCCGCCGTGGTTTCGGCGGTATTGGCTCTCGCGGTGTCGCTGCCGGCTCCGGCGCGCGCCGCACCACTCGAGGTGACATTCGAACCGCCCGATATTCCAAGGCGCGCCATTTGCGAGCCGCGACCCCCGCGGCATGAACTGATCGCACGCTGGCAGGACTGGAGCGGCAAACAGCTCGACGACCGCTCCACCGCGCTGATTCGGCGGGACCTGCGGCTCTTGCGGTCGATCGATGCCGAACGGTGGTTCGACACGGTCTCAACGGCGTATGACCTGCTGCAGCAGCGTGATCCGTCCTACGGTCCCGAGGACCGTTTGCTCGACCGCATCGAGCTGCTGATCGCAGCAGGACAGACCAAAACGGTGCGCGAAGAGGCTCTGGTCGAACGCCTGGTTGGCGCCGGCGGATCGCGCCGTGCCCAACACACCGCCGCCGAACTGCTGCTCGACGGCATTGCCGCCGAACGCGACGAGGCACAGGGGCTCGAACTGCTCGCCGCCGCCGCCTATGCCGGGCACGCGGAGGCACTCTTGCGGCTCGCCGAAATGACTGCTGAAGGTGAAAAGGTGCCGAACTGGCAGATCGAGCCCGAACTGGCCGTGACGCTCGCCTTCGGTAGCCTGGTGGGCCAGCTGGATGAGCGGATCTGCGACCGCATGAGCCGGATCGCCCACGAGTTCGCCCGAGGTGGGCTGGTTGCCCGCAACCCGCAGCTGGCCGCGCGCTGGTACCGTCTGGCCGCAGATCTCGGCGACTTCAATGCTGCGTGGGATCTGGCGAAACTGCATCTGGAGGCGGATGGCTTCGAAAAGGACAACTCCGTTCTCGTCGAATATCTCAGGCAGGCGGCCGAAGGCGGTCTGGCATATGCCCAGGTCGAACTCGGCAAGCTGTATGAGCATGGTGCGCTGCTGCCGCGGGATTTTTCGCGCGCCGAAGAGCTCTATGCGAAGGCGGCTGACAATGGCGAGCGTGCCGGTCTGGTCAGACTGGCAAGCCTTATCGAAAGGCAGGCGGATGACGACCCGGAAGCCCGAGCGAGGCTGATGGATACGCTTGGGCGCCTGACCGAAGAATTCGGTCCGGAAGCCTGGGCGCTGGCCAAACTGGCGGATCTGACGCTGGCCTCGGAGGGACGATGGGCCGGCGAGGAAAAGGCCGTGGAGCTGCTCCAGCGTGCACTCGAAGTCGAACCCGACCATCTGTCGGCGGCATTGCGGCTCGCCGAGATCGGATTTCGCCACGCCGACGACCCGCAGGCCTTTCTCGACCTCATCAGTCGTCTGCAGCGGCTTGCATCAATCCACGGCAACAGTGGTGTGATGGAAAAGCTTGAGCATGCCTGGATGTGCCGTGCCCCGGAAGGGCCTTACCCGCAGCGTGCCGCCTACTGGAAGGGACTGCAGGAGAACGTCGGCAATCTCACGTTCGAGGCGGAGCCTGAACAGTTGCGCGAAGTGCTTGCCGAAGCCGACCCGCAACTTGCCGCCGAGCTGCAGTCGCAGGCGATTGTGGGCCGGTCCCGTGCGGTTGCGCTTTATGCGCGCATGGCGCGGAAAAGCGATGCCGTGCAGGGGCGCCTCGATCTCCTGATCGACCGGGCGACGAGGTTGGACGGCGAGCCGCTGACCCGGATCGCCCGCAACACGCTGAAGCTTGCCGCCACGCCCGAGGAGCGCGAGAAAGGATTTGAGCAGCTGCGCCAGGCGATGGAGGCAGGCGAACCGAACGCCGCGTTCCACCTTCTGCGGGCGCTGGAGAGAGCGGATGCCGATCCGGAAACGCGCCGGAAATTGGCCGAACGTCTCGCCGCTCAGGGCAAGGGGATCGGACTTCGGTCGCTTGTCCGGCTCGAGGACGGCGGACCGGAGGTACGCCGTGCGATCTGGGAGCGCTATCGCGAGGTTATCGAGAAGAACGGCGATGCCGATGCAATCACCTTTGCGCTGCCGTTCGTCGATGAGGCAGCCCGTGAGGACTACCTCAACCGGTTCCGGGCCGCGCTCAACTGTCATGTGGATGAGTCGGTCACCATGGCCGAAGCGCTTAACGCGCTCGGCCAGCACGAGGAAGCCGTGCACTGGCTCGGCGTGGCAGAGGCGCTGGCAGAGGAAGGCTGGACCTATGTGCTGGTCGCCGACACCTATCTGGAGGTTGGCGGCGAAGCCGCGGTGGAACAGGCGCTCGAACTGCTTGATCGCGGCCGCACGGCCGGGCATGGCCCCGCCGCGATGCGCCTGCTGTCTCTCCACCGAACCGAGGACAACGGCATCAGCTTCGACGACCGGACCCTGGCAACCTTCTATGTGGATCTGATCGAGGGAAAACGGAACGACATGGTCTCGGCTGCGTTGAATCAGCTTAGATTTGCCAAACCCGAAGTACAGAGTCTTGTGGAACAACAAACCGACACCACGGCCGCGCTGCGCAGGGCCGCAGAAGCCGGCGAGCCCAAAGCCCAGTTTGCCCTGGCGCAACGAGTGCGCGACGCGGCAACGGGGACGGAGGACTTGCAGGAATACGCGGACTTGCTGCAGGCGGCTGCCGAGCAGGGGCATTCACACGCCATGCTGCAACTTTCCCAGGCCTACGCCCTGGGGGCGGCAGTGGAGCCGTCGGTCGAAGAGTCCCGACATTGGTTGCGCCGCGCCGCGGAAGCAGGCAATCCCGAAGCGCAGGCCAGCCTGCGCCTTCTCCAGATGAACACGGAGACTGGTCAATGA
- a CDS encoding alginate O-acetyltransferase AlgX-related protein codes for MRLSIGLAASVLLAAIPATTVAAQEGSGPSDAGSAYDCHNLHLAEPAVVEGRDGVFFRLEHDMRMNHPLSEQTADLVGQLSRALEARGVTLIYVPVPTKSQAMPEHLPESAAAWGHDPEIARRTYVDFVERLREAGVTTVDAQTVLQEVEGEEPAFIPTDFHWTSTGARAVADAVGDLIRKHPDFGDFPSLEYVTERVGWKTLPSQLRRIIQGYCRKSVPEARTVMFTTSPEKRSASGGIFAKESGGPVIAITGTSMSDLKEPNFAGFIGQATGLDYANYSIAGGNQYGAISAYLLSEEFHENPPAFLVWENPIYNNLGEFGGQPLEELIASAWDDCRPLPTSRDGDVRFTASLSGNVPGARDFIRVTTGGARARSVEITFVDEAGLSHGTSINRPVRADPTERFYQSVRPFWQEDLSEIRIRFDRSVADAAAVAVCSTEETEG; via the coding sequence ATGAGGTTATCGATCGGGCTTGCGGCGTCGGTCTTGCTCGCAGCAATACCGGCAACGACGGTTGCGGCGCAGGAAGGATCCGGCCCTTCCGACGCCGGTTCCGCTTATGACTGCCACAATCTTCATCTCGCCGAGCCGGCGGTCGTGGAGGGCCGGGACGGCGTGTTCTTCCGGCTCGAGCACGACATGCGCATGAACCATCCGCTCTCGGAGCAAACCGCCGACCTCGTGGGCCAGCTGTCACGTGCGCTGGAGGCGCGCGGGGTTACCCTGATCTACGTTCCGGTTCCGACCAAGAGCCAGGCGATGCCCGAACACCTGCCGGAATCCGCGGCCGCATGGGGTCACGATCCGGAAATTGCGCGCAGGACCTATGTCGACTTCGTCGAGCGCCTCCGGGAGGCCGGCGTGACGACGGTGGACGCGCAGACAGTGCTGCAGGAGGTTGAAGGCGAGGAGCCGGCATTCATTCCCACCGACTTCCATTGGACTTCGACAGGAGCCCGGGCTGTTGCCGACGCGGTTGGCGACCTGATCCGGAAGCACCCCGATTTCGGCGATTTCCCGTCCCTGGAATATGTGACCGAGCGCGTCGGCTGGAAAACGCTGCCTTCGCAGTTGCGCCGCATTATCCAGGGCTATTGCCGGAAGTCGGTTCCGGAAGCCCGAACCGTCATGTTCACGACCTCACCGGAAAAACGCAGCGCCTCCGGCGGGATTTTCGCCAAGGAGTCCGGCGGTCCGGTCATAGCGATTACCGGGACTTCGATGTCGGACCTGAAGGAACCCAACTTTGCCGGTTTCATTGGCCAGGCGACCGGTCTGGATTACGCCAATTACTCGATTGCCGGCGGCAACCAGTACGGCGCCATCAGCGCCTACCTGCTGTCGGAAGAGTTTCACGAAAACCCGCCGGCTTTTCTGGTTTGGGAGAACCCGATCTACAACAATCTCGGTGAATTCGGCGGACAGCCGCTCGAGGAACTGATTGCCTCGGCGTGGGACGACTGCCGGCCGCTGCCGACCAGCCGTGACGGTGACGTGCGTTTCACTGCTTCGCTCTCGGGGAACGTTCCCGGCGCACGCGACTTCATACGGGTGACGACCGGCGGCGCGCGCGCGCGAAGCGTCGAGATTACCTTCGTCGACGAGGCCGGGTTGTCCCATGGGACTTCGATCAATCGCCCGGTTCGCGCGGATCCCACCGAACGATTCTACCAGTCGGTCCGCCCCTTCTGGCAGGAGGACCTGAGCGAAATCCGCATCCGCTTCGACCGCAGCGTCGCCGACGCCGCCGCCGTGGCCGTATGCTCGACAGAGGAGACTGAAGGATGA
- a CDS encoding alginate O-acetyltransferase AlgF, with protein sequence MTAPLNRLLATLAVVAALGGTAMAQDDALYPEPSAPDASYLRILTDAGTETEIDGNAAEAGEAGLTRYYEVSPGEVELRIAGRTISVQPGANAHYTYVAAGDQGELMSDEITDSPANADLVFYNLTDLDGVEVYVPEAEAVALEGVGPLKTASVALQAPMTLDFVIRNGEGELGSTEAVELRRGTATSLVLRSDGDAYRASAVTSTYAQ encoded by the coding sequence ATGACCGCACCGTTGAATAGACTGCTCGCAACTTTGGCCGTAGTCGCGGCCCTGGGCGGAACCGCCATGGCGCAGGACGACGCGCTCTATCCCGAACCGTCGGCTCCAGACGCATCGTACCTGCGGATCCTGACCGATGCCGGAACGGAGACGGAGATCGACGGCAACGCGGCCGAGGCCGGCGAAGCCGGTCTCACGCGCTATTACGAAGTCTCGCCCGGCGAGGTCGAGCTGCGCATCGCGGGGCGCACGATTTCAGTGCAACCGGGCGCTAACGCGCACTACACGTATGTTGCTGCCGGTGACCAGGGTGAGCTCATGAGCGACGAGATCACCGACTCGCCCGCCAATGCCGATCTTGTCTTTTACAATCTGACAGACCTTGACGGGGTTGAGGTTTACGTGCCCGAGGCGGAAGCCGTCGCTCTCGAAGGCGTCGGTCCCTTGAAAACCGCTTCGGTGGCACTTCAGGCTCCGATGACGCTCGACTTCGTCATTCGCAACGGCGAGGGCGAACTCGGCAGTACGGAGGCTGTCGAATTGCGCCGCGGAACTGCGACAAGCCTGGTACTTCGCTCCGATGGCGATGCCTATCGGGCAAGCGCCGTCACAAGCACCTATGCCCAGTGA